Genomic window (Streptosporangium brasiliense):
CCGCCGCGCCGGGCACCTCCCTACCATGGGGAGAGGGGGTGGTGAGCCATGCCTCACGTGTTCCGTTCCACCGGGGGCCGACCGTCCCGGTTCAGACTGAACAGCGACGGGCGACGGCACCCCGTCGAGAACGTCCTGAGCGTCGTGACGCTCGCCTGCGGGCTGATCGCCTTCCTGAGCGCCTTCGTCCCCAGCGCCCACGCGGTCGGGGCGTGGCTGGGGACGGTGGGGTTCTTCGGAGGTCTCTACTCGCAGTACGTCTCGGCCACGACGGCCGAGCGTGCACTGAACATCGTCGGCATCGTGGCCTCGTTCGTGGGCGTGGCCCTCGGCATCTACCACGGTGGTTTCTACCCGTAGGGTCCCCGCCCGCCCGGCGGCCACGCCCGTCCGGCCCGTACGGCTAGCCGCCCAGCCGCAGGTCGACGCCGAGCAGGACGAGGAACCAGAGGAAGACCGCCAGCAACGCCTCGGCGACGTCCTTCAGGAGCTTGGGGGTGATGTAGTCGTAGACCCAGGCCACGTAGAGGCCGACCAGGATGTAGATCAGGCCGATCAGGCTGATCCCTCTTCGGTAGTAAGCCACTTCGACTCCTTGCGTTCGGCCCGCGCGAGGGGGGGAGCGGGCATCGGGGCGCGCCGTGCGACTTCCCGTGAACAGCCCCTCGAAACGGGTTACGCTCGAACACATGCCGCGTATCGGAGCCCATGTCGACCAGGACGACCCACTCGCCCACGCCAGGGCACGCGACGCCGAGGTCGTGCAGTTCTTCCTCGGTGATCCACAGAGCTGGAAGGGCCCGGTCGTCGGCGACAAGGCCCGGGAGATCAAGGATTCCGACGTGGACGTCTACGTCCACGCCCCCTACGTAATCAACGTGGCGACCCTCAACAACCGGATCCGCATCCCCAGCCGCAAGCTGCTGAGCGCCCACCTCGCCGCGGCGGCCGAGGTCGGCGCCAAGGGCCTGATCGTCCACGGCGGCCACGTCAACGCCGGCGACGACCCGCAGAAGGGCTTCGACAACTGGCGCAAGGTCTTCGAGCGCCTGGCGGAGCACGAGGTCCCGGTGCTCATCGAGAACACGGCGGGCGGCGACAACGCGATGGCCCGCAGACTGGAGCGGATCGCCCGGCTGTGGGAGGCCCTCGACGGCTTCGACGTGGGCTTCTGCCTGGACACCTGCCACGCCCACGCGGGCGGCGAGGACCTGACCGACGTGGTCGAGCGGATCATGGCGATCACCGGCCGGATCGACCTGATCCACTGCAACGACTCGCGCGACGCCGCGGGCTCCGGCGCCGACCGGCACGCCAACCTCGGCGCGGGTCAGATCGACACCGAGGCCATCCTCGCGGTGTGCCGGAGCGCGGGCGCGCCGATCGTGGTGGAGACGCCGGCCGCCGGCCAGGCCGAGGACATCGCCCTCCTCAGGAAGCGCATTTGATCCACAGCCTGTGGATAACTTTTCTGGATTACTCCGCGCCAAGGGTGGGTAAGGAGAGTTATCCCACCCAGGCGCCGTCCATGAAAGTCAGCGTGTTGAGCACCATCAGCGGGCCGACCACCAGCGCGTAGCCGAGGATCACCCACCGTCTCCAGCGCGCGCCCGGAGTGCCGGCCCGCGCGATGAGCAGGAAGAGCGGCCACCACAGCAGCGCCGAGCGCGGGATCGACAGGTAGTAGGCGGAGCAGACCAGGGCGCCGACCTGGAGCCCCACATAGATGAACTCGCTCCACCGCCGCAGGTAGAGCAGGACCAGCACGAGCCCGACCCCGACGACCGCCCCGGCTATCTCCAGCCGGAACGCCCAGGCGAACCGCCCCTCTCCCATGGCCGAGTTCCACGTCGTGATCAGCGACTCCCACGGCCACACCATGTGCCGCCCCCACCCGGCCTCCTGGGCGTGCTTCCACGCCATCCAGTCACCGCTGCGGCTGTAGTGGTAGGCGGAGTAGAGCGCCAGCGGCACGAACGGCAGCACCAGCAGCCACGCCTGCCGTACGGCCTGCCGCCTGGTGAAGAACTCCACGATCAGCGCGAGGGCCAGGAACAGTCCGGTGATCCGCATGCAGGAGGCGCCCGCCGCGAGGCCGGCGGCCAGCGGCCAGCGGCCCTGACGCGCCGCCAGCCAGGCCGGGATCGCGAAGGCCAGGAACAGGGCCTCGCTGTAGCCGGTGAACAGGAACACCGACATCGGCCAGAGCAGCAGCGCCAGCACCGCGCGCCATCCGGCGCCCGGCGGCCCCTCGAACTCGGCGAGCCTGGCCAGCGCCACCGTCGCGACGGCGCCGGCCACGAAGGAGATCAGCAGCCCGGCGAGCGTCCAGTCGCCCACGACCGCGTGCACCGCGCGGAGCGTCAACGGCATCCCCGGGAAGAACGCGGGCAGCCCCTTGTCCGGTTCGGCGGCGGGGTCGCCGCCGTAGCCGTGCTCGGCGATGGTGATGAGGAGCGCGGTGTCCCAGTGCTTCCAGCGGTCCAGGAACGGCGCAACGGCTTCTCCCCCCGACATCGCCCCGGCCCCCACGACGGCGAGGACGACGATTCCCAGCCGGGAGCTCAGCCAGAGCATGAGTGCCTCCGTCGCGGTGTCGCGCGGAGACTCGCGGGGGGTGATCATATGCTGGAATTGTGGTGGATCAGGATGCTCTACGGCCAGCCGGAAATGTCATGAAATTGACCACCACTGGCCAGTCGACGCGGGACAGCGGCCACCGGGAGCCGCGGGACAGCGGCCCGCCGGGGACCGGGAGAGACTACGAGAGCGCGATCCTGAACCGGTCGGGGGCCCCGTCGAAGACGCCACCGGCCTGGTCGTCGGTCCCGTCCTGCCGGATCACGTCCTTGTCCGGCCGCAGGACGTCCCGCACGACGAGACCCATCATGATCAGGATGGTGATCGCCCGGCCCCACACCGCGGTGAAGTAGGTGTCGCCGGAGATGCCCAGCGCCTCGTTGCCCGGCTGGATGCCGACCAGATAGAGCCAGATCGCGAAGAAGTACCAGCACTCGGCGACCTGCCAGAGCGCGATCGCCTTCCAGTTGGGCCGGGCCAGCACCGCGAACGGGACCAGCCAGAGCACGTACTGGGGCGACCACACCTTGTTGGTCAGCATGAACGCGGCCAGGGTGAGGAAGCACAGCTGCATCAGCCGGGGACGGGTCTTGGCCGTCACCGTGAGCACCGCGATCGCCAGGCAGAACGCCGCCAGCGACAGGACACCCAGCGTGTCGAGCCGCTCGGCGTCGCCGAGGATCGGCCACTGCTTCTGGTTGAAGAAATACCAGATCGAGCCCCAGTCGGCCGGGCGCTCCTGGCTGAAGACGTAGAACCGCTTCCAACCGTCGAAGGCCGTCAACATGATCGGCACGTTGACGAGGAGCCAGATCCCGGCCGCGCCGCCGACCGTCTTGAGGAACGGCATCCATTTACCGGTCCGCAGCGTCAGCAGGAACAGCGGGCCGAGGAACATCAGCGGGTAGAACTTGGTGGCGATCGCCAGACCGAGCAGGACGCCGGCCAGCCACTGCCGCTGCTTCGCCCAGGCGAGCAGCGCGCCCAGCGCCAGGGCGTTGGCGGCCAGGTCCCAGTTGATGTAGGCGGTCAGGATCAGCGCGGGGGCCAGGGCGTACCAGAGCGCGTCCCAGCGCCGGGCCGGCCCGGCCAGCGCGGCCATCAGCAGCACGCCGACGACCAGGCAGAGCGCCATGAGGATCACGGTCAGGTCGTAGAACGCCGTCCCGGGGTCGCTCATGGGCGTGACGATCCGGCGGAAGAACTCCATGATCCCGCCGATGCCGACGGGATACTCCACCGGATGACCGAAGTAGGGGACCTTGCCCTCGTTCAGCTTCTCGTTCCACCACAGCGGGTAGATGTCGGTGTAGCAGAAGTTCGTGAACTGCAGGGTCCCGTGGTTCCAGGCCCCGCCGAAGCGGCAGGGCCACTTCCACAGGTAGGCGAGCACCGCCCCC
Coding sequences:
- a CDS encoding deoxyribonuclease IV, yielding MPRIGAHVDQDDPLAHARARDAEVVQFFLGDPQSWKGPVVGDKAREIKDSDVDVYVHAPYVINVATLNNRIRIPSRKLLSAHLAAAAEVGAKGLIVHGGHVNAGDDPQKGFDNWRKVFERLAEHEVPVLIENTAGGDNAMARRLERIARLWEALDGFDVGFCLDTCHAHAGGEDLTDVVERIMAITGRIDLIHCNDSRDAAGSGADRHANLGAGQIDTEAILAVCRSAGAPIVVETPAAGQAEDIALLRKRI
- a CDS encoding mannosyltransferase family protein — protein: MITPRESPRDTATEALMLWLSSRLGIVVLAVVGAGAMSGGEAVAPFLDRWKHWDTALLITIAEHGYGGDPAAEPDKGLPAFFPGMPLTLRAVHAVVGDWTLAGLLISFVAGAVATVALARLAEFEGPPGAGWRAVLALLLWPMSVFLFTGYSEALFLAFAIPAWLAARQGRWPLAAGLAAGASCMRITGLFLALALIVEFFTRRQAVRQAWLLVLPFVPLALYSAYHYSRSGDWMAWKHAQEAGWGRHMVWPWESLITTWNSAMGEGRFAWAFRLEIAGAVVGVGLVLVLLYLRRWSEFIYVGLQVGALVCSAYYLSIPRSALLWWPLFLLIARAGTPGARWRRWVILGYALVVGPLMVLNTLTFMDGAWVG
- a CDS encoding glycosyltransferase family 87 protein — protein: MDSLQSARSTVSGLGARAVPYVPLALFAGLGAVLAYLWKWPCRFGGAWNHGTLQFTNFCYTDIYPLWWNEKLNEGKVPYFGHPVEYPVGIGGIMEFFRRIVTPMSDPGTAFYDLTVILMALCLVVGVLLMAALAGPARRWDALWYALAPALILTAYINWDLAANALALGALLAWAKQRQWLAGVLLGLAIATKFYPLMFLGPLFLLTLRTGKWMPFLKTVGGAAGIWLLVNVPIMLTAFDGWKRFYVFSQERPADWGSIWYFFNQKQWPILGDAERLDTLGVLSLAAFCLAIAVLTVTAKTRPRLMQLCFLTLAAFMLTNKVWSPQYVLWLVPFAVLARPNWKAIALWQVAECWYFFAIWLYLVGIQPGNEALGISGDTYFTAVWGRAITILIMMGLVVRDVLRPDKDVIRQDGTDDQAGGVFDGAPDRFRIALS